The following coding sequences lie in one Vitis vinifera cultivar Pinot Noir 40024 chromosome 19, ASM3070453v1 genomic window:
- the LOC100246889 gene encoding transcription elongation factor 1 homolog, translating into MGKRKSRAKPPPKKRMDKLDTVFSCPFCNHGTSVECRIDMKNLIGEAVCRICQESFSMTVNALSEPIDVYSEWIDECERVNTLDEDAAKDED; encoded by the exons atggggaaaCGGAAGTCTAGGGCTAAGCCCCCTCCTAAGAAGCGTATGGACAAGCTCGACACTGTTTTCAGCTGTCCCTTCTGCAATCATGGAACCAGTGTTGAATGTAGAAT TGACATGAAGAACTTGATTGGTGAGGCTGTGTGCAGAATTTGCCAAGAAAGCTTTAGCATGACTGTCAATG CTTTATCTGAACCCATCGACGT ATATTCTGAATGGATAGATGAATGCGAAAGGGTGAACACCCTTGATGAAGATGCTGCTAAAGATGAAGATTAG